A DNA window from Clavibacter sepedonicus contains the following coding sequences:
- a CDS encoding multifunctional oxoglutarate decarboxylase/oxoglutarate dehydrogenase thiamine pyrophosphate-binding subunit/dihydrolipoyllysine-residue succinyltransferase subunit, translating into MSSQVTGTGTDDGSTGDFGANEWLVDEMYERFVVDKDSVDRSWWPILENYHTTVIEGREATPATGDQTAEAQIPDTESTSAPATTNTGSPAPTPAPASAGQPDAQAQQPATGSQPAARTTSIAPKQQPIPAQAPAKAPAKKGQEPTPPGEDEVSPLRGMAKSLATNMDASLTIPTATSVRTIPAKLMIDNRIVINNHLKRARGGKVSFTHLIGWALIQALKEFPSQNVHYDEVDGKPSVVSPAHINLGIAIDMPKPDGTRALLVPSIKGAEAMTFGEFLSAYEDLVKKARGNKLAAGDFAGTTISLTNPGGIGTVHSVPRLMKGQGAIIGAGALEYPAEFQGSSPKTLVELGIGKTITLTSTYDHRVIQGAGSGEFLKIVHERLIGQHGFYEDIFAALRIPYDPIQWATDINVDLSERVSKTSRVQELINAYRVRGHLMADIDPLEYQQRTHPDLEITNHGLTFWDLDREFVTDGFGGRRQALLRDVLGILRDSYCRTIGIEYMHIQQPDERRWIQGKVEQPYAKPTHDEQMRILSKLNESEAFETFLQTKYVGQKRFSLEGGESTISLLDTLLQGAADHGLDEVAIGMAHRGRLNVLTNIAGKSYGQIFREFEGTQDPRTVQGSGDVKYHLGTEGTFRGVHGEEMPVYLAANPSHLEAVNGVLEGIVRAKQDRKPIGSFSVLPILVHGDASMAGQGVVFETLQLSQLRAYRTGGTVHIVINNQVGFTTPPSESRSSVYSTDVAKSIQAPIFHVNGDDPEAVARVAHLAFEFRQEFKKDVVIDLVCYRRRGHNEGDDPSMTQPLMYNLIEAKRSVRKLYTEALVGRGDITQEEYDAAQKDFQDRLERAFAETHAAQTSSIPIQTDDAGAVSDLERPDSQQDDGHGEPETTGVSEAVIHSIGDAHDNPPQGFSVHPKLQALMRKRLEMSRSGSIDWAFGELLAIGSLLLENTPVRLAGQDSRRGTFVQRHAVLHDRDNGQEWLPLANLSDRQARFWIYDTLLSEYAAMGFEYGYSVERPDALVLWEAQFGDFANGAQTIIDEFISSAEQKWGQRSSVVLLLPHGYEGQGPDHSSARIERFLQLCAEQNMTVARPSTPASYFHLLRRQAYSRPRRPLVVFTPKAMLRLRGATSDVEAFTSGRFEPVIDDVRIEDRGAVRRVLLHSGKVHYDLLGELEKRQDRSIALVRLEQFYPFPEEQVRRVVESYPDAEVVWVQDEPENQGAWPFVHVEFGRVLPDRAVRVVSRPAAASPAAGSSKRHATEQTDLIARATAE; encoded by the coding sequence GTGTCGAGCCAGGTGACTGGTACGGGGACCGATGACGGTTCCACGGGCGACTTCGGAGCCAACGAGTGGCTCGTCGACGAGATGTACGAGAGGTTCGTGGTCGACAAGGACTCCGTCGACCGCAGCTGGTGGCCGATCCTGGAGAACTACCACACCACCGTGATCGAGGGCCGCGAGGCGACGCCGGCCACCGGCGACCAGACCGCCGAGGCGCAGATCCCGGACACGGAGAGCACCTCCGCCCCCGCGACGACCAACACGGGTTCCCCGGCGCCGACGCCGGCTCCCGCGTCCGCCGGCCAGCCCGACGCGCAGGCGCAGCAGCCCGCGACCGGATCCCAGCCCGCCGCGCGCACGACGAGCATCGCGCCCAAGCAGCAGCCGATCCCCGCCCAGGCGCCCGCGAAGGCCCCGGCGAAGAAGGGCCAGGAGCCCACCCCGCCTGGCGAGGACGAGGTCTCCCCGCTCCGCGGCATGGCGAAGTCCCTCGCGACCAACATGGACGCGTCGCTCACCATCCCGACCGCGACGAGCGTCCGCACCATCCCGGCGAAGCTGATGATCGACAACCGCATCGTCATCAACAACCACCTGAAGCGCGCGCGCGGCGGCAAGGTCTCGTTCACGCACCTCATCGGCTGGGCGCTCATCCAGGCGCTGAAGGAGTTCCCGAGCCAGAACGTGCACTACGACGAGGTCGACGGCAAGCCCAGCGTCGTCTCCCCCGCGCACATCAACCTCGGCATCGCGATCGACATGCCGAAGCCCGACGGCACGCGCGCGCTCCTCGTCCCGAGCATCAAGGGCGCCGAGGCCATGACCTTCGGCGAGTTCCTGTCCGCGTACGAGGACCTGGTGAAGAAGGCGCGCGGCAACAAGCTCGCCGCGGGCGACTTCGCCGGCACGACCATCTCGCTCACGAACCCCGGCGGCATCGGCACGGTCCACTCCGTGCCGCGCCTGATGAAGGGCCAGGGCGCCATCATCGGCGCCGGCGCCCTCGAGTACCCGGCCGAGTTCCAGGGCTCGAGCCCGAAGACGCTCGTCGAGCTCGGGATCGGCAAGACCATCACGCTGACGAGCACGTACGACCACCGCGTGATCCAGGGCGCCGGCTCGGGCGAGTTCCTCAAGATCGTGCACGAGCGCCTCATCGGCCAGCACGGCTTCTACGAGGACATCTTCGCGGCGCTGCGCATCCCGTACGACCCCATCCAGTGGGCCACCGACATCAACGTCGACCTCTCCGAGCGGGTCTCCAAGACCAGCCGCGTGCAGGAGCTCATCAACGCGTACCGCGTCCGCGGGCACCTCATGGCGGACATCGACCCGCTCGAGTACCAGCAGCGCACCCACCCGGACCTCGAGATCACGAACCACGGGCTCACCTTCTGGGACCTCGACCGCGAGTTCGTCACCGACGGCTTCGGCGGACGCCGCCAGGCGCTCCTCCGCGACGTCCTCGGGATCCTCCGCGACTCCTACTGCCGCACGATCGGCATCGAGTACATGCACATCCAGCAGCCCGACGAGCGCCGCTGGATCCAGGGCAAGGTCGAGCAGCCCTACGCGAAGCCCACGCACGACGAGCAGATGCGCATCCTCTCCAAGCTCAACGAGTCGGAGGCGTTCGAGACGTTTCTCCAGACGAAGTACGTCGGGCAGAAGCGCTTCAGCCTCGAGGGCGGCGAGTCGACCATCTCCCTGCTGGACACGCTGCTGCAGGGCGCGGCCGACCACGGCCTCGACGAGGTCGCGATCGGCATGGCCCACCGCGGCCGCCTCAACGTCCTCACCAACATCGCGGGCAAGAGCTACGGCCAGATCTTCCGCGAGTTCGAGGGCACGCAGGACCCGCGCACCGTGCAGGGATCCGGCGACGTCAAGTACCACCTCGGCACCGAGGGCACCTTCCGCGGCGTCCACGGCGAGGAGATGCCGGTGTACCTCGCGGCGAACCCGTCGCACCTCGAGGCCGTCAACGGCGTGCTCGAGGGCATCGTCCGCGCGAAGCAGGACCGCAAGCCCATCGGCTCGTTCTCGGTGCTGCCGATCCTCGTGCACGGCGATGCGTCCATGGCCGGCCAGGGCGTGGTCTTCGAGACCCTCCAGCTCTCGCAGCTGCGCGCCTACCGCACGGGCGGCACGGTGCACATCGTGATCAACAACCAGGTCGGCTTCACCACGCCGCCGTCGGAGTCCCGCTCGTCGGTGTACTCGACGGACGTGGCCAAGAGCATCCAGGCGCCGATTTTCCACGTGAACGGTGACGACCCCGAGGCCGTGGCACGCGTCGCGCACCTCGCCTTCGAGTTCCGCCAGGAGTTCAAGAAGGACGTCGTCATCGACCTCGTCTGCTACCGCCGTCGCGGCCACAACGAGGGCGACGACCCGTCGATGACGCAGCCGCTCATGTACAACCTCATCGAGGCCAAGCGCTCGGTGCGGAAGCTGTACACGGAGGCGCTCGTCGGCCGCGGCGACATCACGCAGGAGGAGTACGACGCGGCGCAGAAGGACTTCCAGGACCGCCTGGAGCGCGCCTTCGCGGAGACGCACGCGGCGCAGACCTCGTCCATCCCCATCCAGACGGATGACGCGGGCGCGGTGTCCGACCTCGAGCGGCCCGACTCCCAGCAGGACGACGGCCACGGCGAGCCCGAGACCACGGGCGTGTCCGAGGCCGTGATCCACTCCATCGGCGACGCGCACGACAACCCGCCGCAGGGATTCTCCGTGCACCCGAAGCTGCAGGCGCTCATGCGCAAGCGGCTGGAGATGAGCCGCAGCGGATCCATCGACTGGGCCTTCGGCGAGCTCCTCGCCATCGGCTCGCTGCTGCTGGAGAACACGCCGGTCCGCCTCGCCGGGCAGGACTCGCGCCGCGGCACGTTCGTCCAGCGCCACGCGGTGCTGCACGACCGCGACAACGGACAGGAGTGGCTGCCCCTCGCGAACCTCAGCGACCGCCAGGCGCGGTTCTGGATCTACGACACGCTGCTCAGCGAGTACGCGGCGATGGGCTTCGAGTACGGCTACTCCGTCGAGCGGCCCGACGCCCTCGTGCTGTGGGAGGCCCAGTTCGGCGACTTCGCCAACGGCGCGCAGACGATCATCGACGAGTTCATCTCCTCGGCCGAGCAGAAGTGGGGACAGCGCTCGAGCGTCGTCCTGCTGCTGCCGCACGGCTACGAGGGCCAGGGTCCCGACCACTCGTCGGCCCGGATCGAGCGCTTCCTGCAGCTGTGCGCCGAGCAGAACATGACGGTCGCCCGTCCGTCGACGCCCGCGTCGTACTTCCACCTGCTGCGCCGCCAGGCGTACTCGCGGCCCCGTCGCCCGCTCGTGGTCTTCACGCCGAAGGCCATGCTGCGGCTGCGCGGCGCCACGAGCGACGTCGAGGCCTTCACCTCGGGTCGCTTCGAGCCGGTGATCGACGACGTCCGCATCGAGGACCGCGGTGCGGTCCGGCGCGTGCTGCTGCACTCCGGCAAGGTGCACTACGACCTGCTCGGCGAGCTGGAGAAGCGCCAGGACAGGTCGATCGCCCTCGTGCGGCTCGAGCAGTTCTACCCGTTCCCCGAGGAGCAGGTGCGCCGCGTCGTCGAGTCGTACCCGGACGCCGAGGTCGTGTGGGTGCAGGACGAGCCCGAGAACCAGGGCGCGTGGCCGTTCGTGCACGTCGAGTTCGGCCGGGTGCTGCCCGACCGCGCGGTGCGCGTCGTCTCCCGCCCGGCCGCGGCATCGCCCGCCGCGGGCTCGAGCAAGCGGCACGCGACGGAGCAGACGGACCTGATCGCGCGGGCCACCGCGGAGTGA
- a CDS encoding hemolysin family protein translates to MGEYAGGIIALVVLLAVNAFFVGAEFAVISAKRSQIEPRAEEGSRAARITLFAMEHATLMLATTQLGITVCSLLILNVSEPAIHHLLEIPLGATGLPEEAISTIAFVIALLIVSFLHVVLGEMVPKNISFSVPDRAALLLAPPLVGIARVVKPLIVALNAISNAVLRIAKVEPKDEAASAFTLDEVQGIVDQSTREGLLEDRTGALTAAFEFTGKKVQDIAIPLDALVSLPETASPSEVERAVARHGFSRYVIVDEAGEPTGYLHLKDVIDLDEAGEFVRPVPTKRIRQLVSVFEGTELEDALAMMRRSGAHLARAFTEAGETTGVLFLEDIIEELVGEVQDATRRA, encoded by the coding sequence GTGGGTGAGTACGCCGGGGGGATCATCGCGCTCGTCGTGCTGCTCGCCGTCAACGCCTTCTTCGTCGGCGCCGAGTTCGCGGTCATCTCCGCGAAGCGGTCCCAGATCGAGCCGCGCGCCGAGGAGGGCAGCCGCGCCGCACGCATCACGCTCTTCGCGATGGAGCACGCGACGCTCATGCTCGCGACCACGCAGCTCGGCATCACCGTGTGCTCGCTGCTGATCCTCAACGTGTCCGAGCCGGCGATCCACCACCTGCTGGAGATCCCGCTGGGCGCCACCGGGCTGCCGGAGGAGGCGATCTCCACGATCGCGTTCGTCATCGCGCTGCTGATCGTGTCGTTCCTGCACGTGGTGCTCGGCGAGATGGTGCCGAAGAACATCTCGTTCTCGGTTCCGGACCGGGCGGCGCTGCTGCTCGCGCCGCCGCTCGTCGGGATCGCGCGCGTGGTGAAGCCGCTCATCGTGGCACTGAACGCGATCTCCAACGCGGTGCTCCGCATCGCCAAGGTCGAGCCGAAGGACGAGGCCGCGAGCGCGTTCACGCTCGACGAGGTGCAGGGGATCGTCGACCAGTCGACGCGCGAGGGGCTCCTGGAGGACCGGACCGGTGCGCTCACCGCGGCGTTCGAGTTCACGGGCAAGAAGGTGCAGGACATCGCGATCCCGCTCGACGCCCTCGTGAGCCTGCCCGAGACCGCGTCGCCGTCCGAGGTCGAGCGCGCCGTCGCCCGGCACGGCTTCTCGCGGTACGTGATCGTGGACGAGGCGGGGGAGCCGACCGGCTACCTGCACCTCAAGGACGTCATCGACCTCGACGAGGCCGGCGAGTTCGTGCGGCCGGTGCCGACCAAGCGGATCCGCCAGCTCGTGTCGGTCTTCGAGGGCACCGAGCTCGAGGACGCCCTCGCGATGATGCGCCGCTCCGGCGCGCACCTCGCCCGCGCCTTCACGGAGGCGGGCGAGACGACGGGCGTGCTGTTCCTGGAGGACATCATCGAGGAGCTCGTCGGCGAGGTGCAGGACGCCACCCGGCGGGCCTGA
- the aroA gene encoding 3-phosphoshikimate 1-carboxyvinyltransferase: MEIFRYSGPTFSPYDDDRTHAPVPTDDGPWAAPVADGPLDATVPLPGSKSLTNRELVLSALADSPSTLRSPLRSRDTRLMIEALRALGTVIEEVDGGSAFGPDLRITPAELAGGITIECGLAGTVMRFLPPVAALALGPVSFDGDPSARRRPMSGTIEALRALGVDVNDDGRRALPFSLYGTGEVPGGEIAIDASASSQFVSGLLLAAPRFAQGLRLRHTGETLPSMPHIEMTIRTLAERGVVVESPEPGVWIVPPSPIAGREVRIEPDLSNAAPFLCAALVAGGRVAIPGWPEETTQVGADLAHLLPRFGATVTREGGALVVDGGPGLAAGGRITGVDLDLSTGGELAPALVALAALADGPSRITGIGHLRGHETDRLAALAAEITGLGGSVTELEDGLAISPAPLHGGPWRAYEDHRMATAGAIVGLAVPGVEIDDIGTTAKTLPEFPELWLGPLLGRAPRAAVDPLALGGITGPGAPGGLGGLL; this comes from the coding sequence ATGGAGATCTTCAGGTATTCCGGTCCCACCTTCAGCCCGTACGACGACGACCGGACCCACGCGCCCGTGCCGACGGACGACGGGCCGTGGGCGGCGCCTGTGGCCGACGGGCCGCTCGACGCGACCGTGCCTCTGCCGGGATCCAAGAGCCTGACGAACCGCGAGCTCGTCCTCTCCGCCCTCGCCGACTCCCCCTCGACGCTGCGCTCGCCGCTCCGGTCGCGCGACACCCGTCTCATGATCGAGGCGCTGCGGGCGCTCGGCACCGTGATCGAGGAGGTCGACGGCGGGAGCGCCTTCGGCCCGGACCTGCGGATCACCCCCGCCGAGCTCGCGGGCGGCATCACCATCGAATGCGGCCTCGCCGGCACCGTGATGCGCTTCCTCCCTCCCGTGGCGGCACTCGCCCTCGGCCCCGTCTCCTTCGACGGCGACCCGAGTGCCCGCCGCCGCCCCATGTCCGGCACGATCGAGGCGCTGCGGGCGCTCGGGGTCGACGTCAACGACGACGGGCGCCGCGCGCTGCCGTTCAGCCTCTACGGCACGGGCGAGGTGCCGGGCGGCGAGATCGCCATCGACGCGTCCGCCTCCAGCCAGTTCGTCTCCGGCCTGCTGCTCGCCGCGCCGCGGTTCGCCCAGGGGCTGCGGCTCCGGCACACGGGCGAGACGCTGCCGAGCATGCCGCACATCGAGATGACGATCCGCACGCTCGCCGAGCGTGGCGTGGTCGTCGAGAGCCCGGAGCCCGGGGTCTGGATCGTGCCCCCGTCCCCCATCGCCGGCCGCGAGGTGCGCATCGAGCCCGACCTCTCCAACGCCGCCCCGTTCCTCTGCGCCGCGCTCGTCGCGGGAGGCCGCGTCGCGATCCCCGGCTGGCCGGAGGAGACGACCCAGGTCGGCGCCGACCTCGCGCACCTGCTGCCGCGGTTCGGCGCGACCGTCACGCGCGAGGGCGGCGCGCTCGTCGTCGACGGCGGCCCGGGGCTCGCGGCGGGCGGGCGCATCACCGGCGTCGACCTCGACCTCAGCACGGGCGGCGAGCTCGCGCCCGCGCTGGTCGCGCTCGCGGCCCTCGCCGACGGGCCCAGCCGGATCACGGGCATCGGGCACCTGCGCGGGCACGAGACCGACCGCCTCGCGGCGCTGGCAGCGGAGATCACCGGGCTCGGCGGATCCGTCACCGAGCTCGAGGACGGCCTCGCGATCTCCCCCGCCCCGCTGCACGGCGGCCCGTGGCGCGCCTACGAGGACCACCGCATGGCGACCGCCGGCGCGATCGTCGGCCTGGCCGTCCCGGGCGTGGAGATCGACGACATCGGCACGACCGCGAAGACGCTGCCCGAGTTCCCGGAGCTGTGGCTCGGCCCGCTTCTCGGCCGCGCGCCGCGCGCCGCCGTCGACCCGCTCGCCCTCGGCGGCATCACCGGGCCGGGCGCGCCGGGCGGCCTCGGCGGGCTCCTGTGA
- a CDS encoding hemolysin family protein — protein MHEWLLLAVGLVLTLGTGLFVASEFALVNLDRSDLEKRQERGEKRLGPPIRALRITSTHLSSAQLGITLTTLLAGYTMEPTLSLLLAGPLTSAGLAEGLVSPVATVVALVVATLLSMIIGELVPKNFALALPRETAKLVIPFQTLFTTVFKPAVLLLNNSANGILRLVGIEPKEELSGARSAEELSSLVRRSALAGLLEDDTAMLLSRTLRFADLTASDVMTPRLRVKSVERTDSAQTVIELAMTTGYSRFPVTDDGVDDVIGLVHVKQAVAVPREKRAQVPVTALQSEAIRVPETMKLDDLLGELRGRGFQMAVVVDEYGGTAGVATLEDLVEELVGELADEHDRTRAGVVRSRDSLTFPGMLRPDELLERTGLRIPDEGPYETAAGFVMSELGRLPVVGDELELETGTLRVERLDGRRIDRIRFTPVPVPVATAVGTTRAERQADRQAEREAGREAGRQADAERAAMRKEPSRG, from the coding sequence GTGCATGAATGGCTCCTCCTGGCCGTGGGTCTCGTCCTGACCCTCGGCACCGGCCTCTTCGTCGCCAGCGAGTTCGCGCTCGTGAACCTCGACCGCTCCGACCTCGAGAAGCGCCAGGAGCGCGGCGAGAAGCGGCTCGGCCCGCCGATCCGCGCGCTCCGCATCACCTCGACCCACCTCTCCAGCGCCCAGCTCGGCATCACGCTGACGACGCTGCTCGCCGGATACACGATGGAGCCGACGCTCAGCCTGCTGCTCGCCGGTCCGCTGACGTCCGCCGGCCTCGCCGAGGGCCTCGTCTCCCCGGTCGCGACCGTGGTGGCGCTCGTCGTCGCGACCCTGCTGTCGATGATCATCGGCGAGCTCGTGCCCAAGAACTTCGCGCTGGCCTTGCCGCGCGAGACGGCCAAGCTCGTGATCCCCTTCCAGACCCTGTTCACCACGGTGTTCAAGCCCGCCGTGCTGCTGCTCAACAACAGCGCGAACGGGATCCTGCGGCTCGTCGGCATCGAGCCGAAGGAGGAGCTGTCGGGCGCGCGCTCCGCCGAGGAGCTGTCCTCGCTCGTCCGCCGCTCCGCGCTCGCCGGCCTCCTCGAGGACGACACGGCGATGCTGCTCAGCCGGACGCTGCGGTTCGCCGACCTCACGGCCTCCGACGTCATGACGCCGCGCCTGCGCGTGAAGTCGGTGGAGCGCACGGACAGCGCGCAGACCGTGATCGAGCTCGCCATGACCACCGGCTACTCGCGCTTCCCCGTCACGGACGACGGCGTCGACGACGTCATCGGCCTCGTGCACGTCAAGCAGGCCGTGGCCGTGCCGCGCGAGAAGCGCGCGCAGGTGCCCGTCACCGCCCTGCAGTCCGAGGCGATCCGCGTGCCCGAGACGATGAAGCTCGACGACCTCCTGGGCGAGCTGCGCGGGCGCGGCTTCCAGATGGCGGTGGTCGTCGACGAGTACGGCGGCACGGCCGGGGTCGCGACGCTCGAGGACCTCGTCGAGGAGCTGGTCGGCGAGCTCGCCGACGAGCACGACCGCACGCGTGCGGGCGTCGTCCGCTCGCGCGACTCGCTCACCTTCCCCGGCATGCTGCGGCCCGACGAGCTCCTCGAGCGCACGGGCCTGCGCATCCCCGACGAGGGTCCGTACGAGACCGCGGCCGGCTTCGTCATGAGCGAGCTCGGCCGCCTTCCCGTCGTGGGCGACGAGCTGGAGCTCGAGACCGGAACGCTCCGGGTCGAGCGGCTCGACGGCCGGCGCATCGACCGGATCCGCTTCACGCCCGTCCCCGTGCCGGTCGCCACCGCGGTGGGCACCACGCGCGCCGAGCGCCAGGCGGACCGCCAGGCCGAGCGGGAGGCCGGCCGCGAGGCCGGACGACAGGCGGACGCGGAACGCGCCGCGATGAGGAAGGAGCCGTCCCGTGGGTGA
- a CDS encoding GNAT family N-acetyltransferase: protein MTNAIQSLGTPSPSDLTVIVELLRLLDYEVDEERVAARLSRMTAAAGHETWVVRDDAGDIAGLAGGHLMWGLADDEPIAQLIILVVREGRQAGGIGSDLIRHYEAWAREHGATRFLATSAAARDNVTRFYARRGYHASGIRYSKLG from the coding sequence GTGACCAACGCGATCCAGTCCCTCGGGACGCCCTCCCCGTCCGACCTCACCGTCATCGTCGAGCTGCTCCGGCTGCTCGACTACGAGGTGGACGAGGAGCGCGTCGCCGCGCGGCTCTCCCGCATGACGGCCGCCGCCGGACACGAGACGTGGGTGGTGCGCGACGACGCGGGCGACATCGCGGGCCTCGCGGGCGGCCACCTCATGTGGGGCCTGGCCGACGACGAGCCCATCGCGCAGCTGATCATCCTGGTCGTGCGCGAGGGGCGCCAGGCCGGCGGCATCGGGTCCGACCTCATCCGCCACTACGAGGCGTGGGCGCGCGAGCACGGTGCCACGCGGTTCCTCGCGACGTCGGCCGCGGCCCGCGACAACGTCACGCGGTTCTACGCCCGCCGCGGCTACCACGCGTCCGGCATCCGCTACTCGAAGCTCGGCTGA
- a CDS encoding sigma-70 family RNA polymerase sigma factor, translating to MASTEEAADQQEAEAAVVEEPRPAQPGDNRELFEEQALPFIDQLYAAGLRMTRNPADAQDLVQETFVKAYTAFHQFKQGTNLKAWLYRILTNTFINNYRKKQRDPYNGTIDELEDWQLGGATSATATTTRSAEAEAIDHLPDSTVKDALQSIPEDFRMAVYFADVEGFSYQEIADIMKTPVGTVMSRLHRGRRMLRSLLSDYARERGISTAHLTGATK from the coding sequence GTGGCCTCCACCGAGGAGGCGGCCGACCAGCAGGAGGCCGAGGCGGCGGTCGTCGAGGAGCCGCGCCCCGCGCAGCCCGGCGACAACCGCGAGCTCTTCGAGGAGCAGGCGCTCCCGTTCATCGACCAGCTCTACGCCGCGGGCCTGCGCATGACGCGCAACCCCGCCGACGCGCAGGACCTGGTGCAGGAGACGTTCGTGAAGGCATACACGGCCTTCCACCAGTTCAAGCAGGGCACGAACCTCAAGGCCTGGCTGTACCGGATCCTCACGAACACCTTCATCAACAACTACCGCAAGAAGCAGCGTGACCCCTACAACGGCACCATCGACGAGCTCGAGGACTGGCAGCTGGGCGGCGCGACGAGCGCCACCGCGACCACCACGCGCTCCGCCGAGGCCGAGGCCATCGACCACCTCCCGGACAGCACCGTCAAGGACGCGCTGCAGTCCATCCCGGAGGACTTCCGGATGGCCGTCTACTTCGCGGACGTGGAGGGCTTCTCCTACCAGGAGATCGCCGACATCATGAAGACCCCCGTGGGCACCGTCATGAGCCGCCTGCACCGCGGCCGCCGGATGCTGCGGAGCCTGCTGTCCGACTACGCGCGCGAGCGGGGCATCTCCACCGCGCACCTCACTGGAGCGACCAAATGA
- the rsrA gene encoding mycothiol system anti-sigma-R factor, whose product MSDCGCDKAKKDLEEYLHHELDKADAADIREHMANCADCAREHRVGVVLRDTVRRACTEAAPEDLRTQVMEKLRAIQATH is encoded by the coding sequence ATGAGCGACTGCGGCTGCGACAAGGCCAAGAAGGATCTCGAGGAGTATCTGCACCACGAGCTCGACAAGGCGGACGCCGCCGACATCCGCGAGCACATGGCGAACTGCGCCGACTGCGCGCGCGAGCACCGCGTCGGCGTCGTACTGCGGGACACCGTGCGCCGCGCGTGCACGGAGGCCGCCCCGGAGGACCTGCGCACGCAGGTGATGGAGAAGCTGCGGGCGATCCAGGCCACGCACTGA
- the rsgA gene encoding ribosome small subunit-dependent GTPase A has protein sequence MSWLADPEEDDGVWDAYDESSVRVRPNPKGNKPRSKQRPGHTDSVEGRVLTVDRGRFGVLVGEDTPDEHTLIATRARELGKKAVVTNDRVDIVGDTSGDEGSLSRIVRIAPRRTLLRRSADDSDAVERVIVANADQMLIVVAAAEPEPRARLVDRYLVAAFDAGIQPILCITKSDVADPATFAAHFRVLDVPVVLSRSDDVPLDELRALLADRTTVAVGHSGVGKSTLVNALVPDAKRATGVVNQVTGRGRHTSSSTVSMRVETGDGGHGWIIDTPGVRSFGLGHVDPANILRSFASYAHLPEGEPPGGIPLTEAHDWEIVDRVEAGELGDAGRERLHSLQHLVANRSDAGKAE, from the coding sequence GTGAGCTGGCTCGCGGATCCGGAGGAGGACGACGGCGTCTGGGACGCCTACGACGAGTCCTCGGTGCGCGTGCGCCCGAACCCGAAGGGCAACAAGCCGCGCAGCAAGCAGCGGCCCGGGCACACGGACTCCGTCGAGGGCCGCGTCCTCACCGTCGACCGCGGCCGCTTCGGCGTGCTCGTGGGCGAGGACACCCCCGACGAGCACACGCTCATCGCGACGCGCGCCCGGGAGCTCGGCAAGAAGGCCGTCGTCACGAACGACCGGGTCGACATCGTGGGCGACACCTCGGGCGACGAGGGCAGCCTGTCGCGCATCGTGCGCATCGCCCCGCGCCGGACGCTCCTGCGCCGCAGCGCCGACGACTCCGACGCCGTCGAGCGCGTGATCGTGGCGAACGCCGACCAGATGCTCATCGTCGTGGCCGCCGCCGAGCCCGAGCCCCGCGCGCGCCTCGTCGACCGCTACCTGGTGGCCGCGTTCGACGCGGGGATCCAGCCGATCCTCTGCATCACGAAGTCCGACGTCGCCGACCCCGCGACGTTCGCGGCCCACTTCCGCGTGCTCGACGTGCCGGTCGTCCTCAGCCGCTCCGACGACGTCCCGCTCGACGAGCTGCGTGCCCTGCTGGCCGACCGCACGACCGTCGCCGTCGGCCACTCGGGCGTCGGCAAGTCCACGCTCGTCAACGCGCTCGTCCCCGACGCCAAGCGCGCCACGGGCGTCGTCAACCAGGTCACCGGCCGCGGCCGGCACACGTCGAGCTCCACCGTCTCGATGCGCGTCGAGACGGGCGACGGCGGCCACGGCTGGATCATCGACACCCCGGGCGTCCGCTCGTTCGGGCTCGGGCACGTGGATCCGGCGAACATCCTCCGGTCGTTCGCCAGCTACGCGCACCTGCCCGAGGGCGAGCCCCCGGGCGGCATCCCGCTGACCGAGGCGCACGACTGGGAGATCGTCGACCGGGTCGAGGCGGGCGAGCTGGGCGACGCCGGGCGCGAGCGGCTCCACTCGCTGCAGCACCTCGTCGCGAACCGGTCGGACGCGGGCAAGGCGGAGTGA